In the genome of Chloroflexi bacterium ADurb.Bin180, one region contains:
- the pduL gene encoding Phosphate propanoyltransferase: MAEFKKAIPVGVSARHAHLSQKDLTALFGEGYKLNVLYPLSQPGQYAATETVTVKTSQGEIPGVRILGPVRPQTQLEISLTDARRLGVLVPVRLSASGGAGGVTLIGPKGQVELAQGAIAAMRHIHMTPQDASDFDVMDGDVVKVRALDGRSVVFEQVVVRVNPQFSLEFHVDTDEANASGLRSGDRVALIHPFHVPSGPAR, from the coding sequence ATGGCAGAGTTCAAGAAAGCAATTCCCGTGGGCGTGTCGGCGCGACACGCGCACTTGTCGCAGAAGGATCTGACCGCCCTGTTCGGCGAAGGATACAAGCTCAACGTGCTCTATCCGCTGAGCCAACCCGGCCAGTATGCGGCCACGGAAACGGTGACGGTCAAGACCAGCCAGGGGGAGATACCCGGAGTCCGAATTCTCGGCCCGGTGCGGCCGCAAACGCAGCTTGAGATCTCGCTTACCGACGCACGGCGTCTCGGGGTGCTGGTTCCGGTACGGTTGTCTGCTTCCGGTGGCGCAGGCGGGGTGACGCTCATTGGTCCCAAGGGCCAGGTGGAGTTGGCGCAGGGCGCCATCGCCGCGATGCGACACATCCATATGACCCCGCAGGACGCGTCGGACTTTGACGTGATGGATGGCGATGTGGTTAAGGTCCGGGCGTTGGACGGACGCAGCGTGGTCTTTGAGCAGGTCGTGGTTCGGGTGAACCCGCAGTTTAGTCTCGAGTTCCACGTGGACACGGACGAAGCCAATGCCAGCGGCCTGCGCTCGGGCGACAGGGTGGCGCTGATCCACCCCTTCCACGTTCCGTCCGGACCGGCCAGGTAG
- the rnfC gene encoding Electron transport complex protein RnfC, producing the protein MPIDRLVERLGLHKYHHLRPAFDDEVRAPARVVIPLKQHTGVPSAPVVTVGQKVEKGDLIAAIPEGKLGANVHASIDGRVSEVTDKTITISR; encoded by the coding sequence GTGCCCATCGACCGCCTGGTCGAGCGACTGGGCCTGCACAAGTACCATCACCTGCGCCCGGCCTTTGATGACGAGGTGAGGGCTCCGGCCCGGGTAGTGATTCCGCTCAAGCAGCATACTGGCGTCCCGTCGGCTCCGGTGGTAACGGTTGGCCAAAAGGTGGAGAAGGGCGACCTGATTGCGGCCATCCCGGAAGGCAAGCTGGGCGCGAACGTTCATGCCTCAATCGACGGACGTGTGAGCGAAGTCACTGACAAAACCATCACGATTTCCAGGTAA